The Euleptes europaea isolate rEulEur1 chromosome 2, rEulEur1.hap1, whole genome shotgun sequence genome has a segment encoding these proteins:
- the LOC130494066 gene encoding very-long-chain enoyl-CoA reductase-like isoform X1, with protein MGSGIAFFEVEILDWKTKQQLCFLEKVEPHATISDIRLMFHKLYPQWYPARQSIRLEPKGKSLRDEESLQLLPVGTTATFYFKDLGPQIGWTMVFLIEYTGPLCIYFVFYFRMPFIYDLDDRFTSSRHPVVNLACICHSFHYIKRLIETIFVHRFSHGTMPLRSIVKNCFYYWGFAAWLAYYINHPLYTPPSYGQKQVNFALIMYLTCEAGNFSIHIALSNLRKDSKRSKTCKIPYPTKNPFTWLFYFVSCPNYTYELGTWIGFTIMTQCVPVGLFTLLCFIQLTVWAKDKHYTYLREFKDYPSLRMSIIPFLL; from the exons GTGGAAATCCTTGATTGGAAGACAAAGCAGCAGCTATGCTTTCTCGAGAAG GTTGAGCCACATGCTACAATAAGTGACATCAGACTGATGTTTCATAAATTAT ATCCTCAATGGTATCCAGCAAGGCAGTCAATAAGACTTGAACCCA AAGGAAAATCACTGCGGGATGAAGAAAGCCTTCAGCTGCTCCCGGTTGGCACAACTGCTACATTCTATTTTAAAGATTTAGGGCCTCAAATAGGATGGACTATG gtatTTTTGATAGAATACACGGGCCCGTTGTGCAtctattttgtgttttatttccGCATGCCTTTTATCTATGACCTGGATGACAGGTTTACCTCGAGCCGACATCCAGTAGTTAA CTTGGCATGTATCTGCCATTCTTTCCACTACATCAAAAGGTTGATTGAAACAATATTTGTTCATCGGTTCTCCCATGGGACTATGCCACTGAGGAGTATTGTTAAG AATTGTTTCTACTACTGGGGATTTGCTGCCTGGCTTGCTTATTACATAAACCATCCTCTATACACACCACCCT CCTATGGACAAAAACAAGTCAATTTTGCTCTCATCATGTATCTG ACATGTGAAGCTGGAAACTTTTCTATCCACATTGCACTTAGTAATCTGAGAAAAGACAGCAAAA GATCCAAGACCTGTAAGATCCCTTATCCAACAAAGAATCCTTTCACATGGCTATTCTATTTTGTATCCTGCCCTAACTATACTTATGAG TTGGGGACGTGGATTGGTTTTACTATCATGACTCAGTGCGTTCCAG TGGGATTATTCACCTTACTGTGTTTCATTCAATTGACGGTCTGGGCAAAAGACAAACATTACACATATCTACGAGAGTTTAAGGACTATCCTAGTCTTCGAATGTCTATAATTCCTTTCTTATTGTAA
- the LOC130494066 gene encoding very-long-chain enoyl-CoA reductase-like isoform X2, producing MGSGIAFFEVEILDWKTKQQLCFLEKVEPHATISDIRLMFHKLYPQWYPARQSIRLEPKGKSLRDEESLQLLPVGTTATFYFKDLGPQIGWTMVFLIEYTGPLCIYFVFYFRMPFIYDLDDRFTSSRHPVVNLACICHSFHYIKRLIETIFVHRFSHGTMPLRSIVKNCFYYWGFAAWLAYYINHPLYTPPSYGQKQVNFALIMYLTCEAGNFSIHIALSNLRKDSKRSKTCKIPYPTKNPFTWLFYFVSCPNYTYEWDYSPYCVSFN from the exons GTGGAAATCCTTGATTGGAAGACAAAGCAGCAGCTATGCTTTCTCGAGAAG GTTGAGCCACATGCTACAATAAGTGACATCAGACTGATGTTTCATAAATTAT ATCCTCAATGGTATCCAGCAAGGCAGTCAATAAGACTTGAACCCA AAGGAAAATCACTGCGGGATGAAGAAAGCCTTCAGCTGCTCCCGGTTGGCACAACTGCTACATTCTATTTTAAAGATTTAGGGCCTCAAATAGGATGGACTATG gtatTTTTGATAGAATACACGGGCCCGTTGTGCAtctattttgtgttttatttccGCATGCCTTTTATCTATGACCTGGATGACAGGTTTACCTCGAGCCGACATCCAGTAGTTAA CTTGGCATGTATCTGCCATTCTTTCCACTACATCAAAAGGTTGATTGAAACAATATTTGTTCATCGGTTCTCCCATGGGACTATGCCACTGAGGAGTATTGTTAAG AATTGTTTCTACTACTGGGGATTTGCTGCCTGGCTTGCTTATTACATAAACCATCCTCTATACACACCACCCT CCTATGGACAAAAACAAGTCAATTTTGCTCTCATCATGTATCTG ACATGTGAAGCTGGAAACTTTTCTATCCACATTGCACTTAGTAATCTGAGAAAAGACAGCAAAA GATCCAAGACCTGTAAGATCCCTTATCCAACAAAGAATCCTTTCACATGGCTATTCTATTTTGTATCCTGCCCTAACTATACTTATGAG TGGGATTATTCACCTTACTGTGTTTCATTCAATTGA